TTCTTTTCGCTCGCCGACAAATTAGCTGCGCTCGCAGGAAATTTGTAACCCACCTGTGGCTTCACCAGGCAATCCCTTGCGGACGCAATTATTGTGCGGATTGCATCTTGAGTATCACCTATTCAACTTGTTTAGCCTTCCGTCGGGGATTATACAAGGTAAACAATGGGTAAATCCCCTGGGTTCAACTATCCTCCGGTTTTGCCCGGGAAGTGCTCATATCCACCTCTCGAAACAGAAACGACAGCAGCGCAAAGCGTCGCCCCTTTGTCACCTCCGTCACTTCGTGCAGATGGGAGCAGGAAAACAGGAGTCCGCAGCCCGTATCAGGGCGGTAGAGGTGGGGCCCGTATTCACGAAATCTCAGATAGCCACCCTCGTAATCCACGTTCAGATTCAGTGTAAAAGCAAACCGGCGATGAGCGGTGGCAGGACTCAGGTTGTCTCGGTGCGCATCGAAAAAACCGCCTGATGCTGCATCGTAGCAAACGATCTTGAAGCCTTCAAAGCGAGTGGCCCTGAACACAAAAGCTTTCCGGACTTCGGGCATGAGCCGGCGCCCGACTGTCGATGTGAGAAGCTTCAAGAGTTCCTTATCTCTGACAATGTGGTCGCGCCGCCGTTTGAGGTCCGGGCTGAGTCTATCCTCACGGCGGCCGCCGTGTGACTGCTCCACGCCGGTCTCCTCACTACCTTGATTGTGCCAGACGTCGATCAGGTTCTGGCACATTCCCGGGTCGAGTAGATTGGGAACCAGAAGCACGGGTGCCTGGGCCACAATCTCCACGGGCTCTTCAGGGGGCAGGGAGGAGTGGAGAATTGAAATGACTTCTTGCACGGCGGCTTCCGTATCCTCTAAGAAGAGTGACGCCAACACCCGCAGGTTCGGATCGAGCACAAAAATGACCGTCTTTTCCTCTGCATCCAGGCGGTACGCCTTCCTTACTTTTCCGTCGACATCTGAAAAAACCGGCATGGCAAACTTGTCTCCGGCAGCCTCTTGCGAGTCGGCCTCCTGCCCGGTACGTCTCACCGCAAAAATTGGCACATCCCCGGAGAGGCCGGCGTGCAAAGCCGCTGAGAAGCGCAGCAGGTTGCCAACCGGTTCAGCGTCGCCGAAAATGAGGACTGTGGATCTGCCCCCCGCCTTGGCGTAAAAGCGTGTCGGCGTGCCCTCCTCAAGGGGCAGAACAAAATCCGCAGCCCGCTCGCCCCGGCCGGGCCCAGGCATCTTTCTTTCCATAAATTTTCCTATTAATTTTATCCCTTGAAGTAACTCATCAGCTTTTAGCTGTTGGCCTTG
The candidate division KSB1 bacterium DNA segment above includes these coding regions:
- a CDS encoding 2OG-Fe(II) oxygenase, with protein sequence MERKMPGPGRGERAADFVLPLEEGTPTRFYAKAGGRSTVLIFGDAEPVGNLLRFSAALHAGLSGDVPIFAVRRTGQEADSQEAAGDKFAMPVFSDVDGKVRKAYRLDAEEKTVIFVLDPNLRVLASLFLEDTEAAVQEVISILHSSLPPEEPVEIVAQAPVLLVPNLLDPGMCQNLIDVWHNQGSEETGVEQSHGGRREDRLSPDLKRRRDHIVRDKELLKLLTSTVGRRLMPEVRKAFVFRATRFEGFKIVCYDAASGGFFDAHRDNLSPATAHRRFAFTLNLNVDYEGGYLRFREYGPHLYRPDTGCGLLFSCSHLHEVTEVTKGRRFALLSFLFREVDMSTSRAKPEDS